From the Ascaphus truei isolate aAscTru1 chromosome 15, aAscTru1.hap1, whole genome shotgun sequence genome, one window contains:
- the LOC142466690 gene encoding LOW QUALITY PROTEIN: uncharacterized protein LOC142466690 (The sequence of the model RefSeq protein was modified relative to this genomic sequence to represent the inferred CDS: inserted 2 bases in 1 codon): MEKMRTEQSCNIPINMTENASFNQSRQLINNVTASHSKRYILAAATGKDLGDSWESLTWLSDQNAQKRTQTGERQHVCGECGKGFSQLSHLNTHKRTHTGERPYVCGECGKGFSDLSNLIKHNRTHTGERPHVCGECGKGFSVSSSLDTHMRTHTGERPHVCGKCGKGFSDLSHLIRHKRTHTGERPHVCGECGKGFSDLSHLNTHNRTHTGERPHVCGECEKGFSNLSDLIRHKRTHTGERPHVCGECGKGFSNISHLNTHMRTHTGERPHVCGECGKGFSQLSHLNTHKRTHTGERPHVCGECGKGFSDLSGLNTHKRTHTGERPHVCGECGKGFSQLSSLNSHKRTHTGERPHVCGECGKGFSRLSYLNKHKRTHTGERPYVCGECGKRFSDLSSLIRHKRTHTGERPHVCGECGKGFSVLSSLDTHMRTHTGERPHVCGECGKGFSDLSHLIRHKRTHTGERPHVCGECWKGFSQLSSLNTHKRTHTGERPHVCGECGKGFCRLSHLNTHKRTHTGERPYVCGECAKRFSDLSSLIRHKRTHTGARPHVCGECGKGFSDLSSLXTHMRTHTAERPHVCGECGKGFSVSPHLIRYKRTHTGERPHVCGVFGKGFSQLSSLNTHKRKHPGERPHVCVDCGKGFSRLSHLNRHRGKTHL, from the exons atggaaaagatgaggacagaacaatcttgcaacattccaataaatatgacagaaaatgcatctttcaaccagtcaaggcaattaataaacaatgtaactgcttctcattccaaaagatatatattagctgctgccacaggaaaagatcttggagacAGTTGGGAGAGTCTGACatggttatcagaccagaacgCACAGAAGAGAACGCAGACCGGGGAGAGacagcatgtatgtggggaatgtgggaagggatttagtcagttatcccaccttaacacacacaagaggacacacacaggggagagaccgtatgtatgtggggaatgtgggaagggatttagtgacttatccaaccTGATCAAACACaataggacacacacaggggagagaccgcatgtatgtggggaatgtgggaagggatttagtgtgtcatccagcctggacacacacatgaggacacacacaggggagagaccgcatgtatgtgggaaatgtgggaagggatttagtgacttatcccatctgatcagacacaagaggacacacacaggggagagaccgcatgtatgtggggaatgtgggaagggatttagtgacttatcccacctgaacacacacaacaggacacacacaggggagagaccgcatgtatgtggggaatgtgagaAGGGATTTAGTAATTTATCCGAcctgatcagacacaagaggacacatacaggggagagaccgcatgtatgtggggaatgtgggaagggatttagtaacatatcccacctgaacacacacatgaggacacacactggggagagaccacatgtatgtggggaatgtgggaagggatttagtcagttatcacacttgaacacacacaagaggacacatacaggggagagaccgcatgtatgtggggaatgtgggaagggatttagtgacttatccggtctgaacacacacaagagaacccacacaggggagagaccacatgtatgtggggaatgtgggaagggatttagtcagctATCCAGCCTGAACTCAcataagaggacacacacaggggagagaccgcatgtatgtggggaatgtgggaagggatttagtcggttatcctacctgaacaaacacaagaggacacacacaggggagagaccgtatgtatgtggggaatgtgggaagagatttagtgacttatccagcctgatcagacacaagaggacacacacaggggagagaccgcatgtatgtggggaatgtgggaagggatttagtgtcttatccagcctggacacacacatgaggacacacacaggggagagaccgcatgtatgtggggaatgtgggaagggatttagtgacttatcccacctgatcagacacaagaggacacacacaggggagagaccgcacgtatgtggggaatgttggaagggatttagtcagttatccagcctgaacacacacaagaggacacacacaggggagagaccgcatgtatgtggggaatgtgggaagggattttgtcggttatcccacctgaacacacacaagaggacacacacaggggagagaccatatgtatgtggggaatgtgcgaagagatttagtgacttatccagcctgatcagacacaagaggacacacacaggggcgagaccgcatgtatgtggggaatgtgggaagggatttagtgacttatccagcct gacacacatgaggacacacacagcggagagaccacatgtatgtggggaatgtgggaagggatttagtgtgtcaccCCACCTGATCAGatacaagaggacacacacaggggagagaccgcatgtatgtggggtatttgggaagggatttagtcagctatccagcctgaacacacacaagaggaaacacccaggggagagaccacatgtatgtgtggattgtgggaagggatttagtcggttatcccacctgaacagacACAGGGGAAAGACCCATCTCTAA